The stretch of DNA GCATACAAGAGGATTGCCCTTGAAGAGGCGGAACATGCAGCTAAATTTGCCGAACTTCTTGGCGAAGTCCTTGTATCAAGTACTAAAGAGAACCTTAAAGCAAGGGTAGATGCGGAAAATGGGGCATGTATGGGTAAAAAAGAACTCGCTACCAAAGCAAAACAACTAAATCTCGATGCGATACATGATACTGTGCATGAAATGTGCAAAGATGAAGCTAGGCATGGACAGGTATTTGAAGGTCTTTTAAAAAGATATCTGGGATAGTTTGTTCATTGCTATTTTGCATTAAAATAATATATTTTGAAAGTATAGGAGTGTTATATGGATAAGTATGAATGTCCGTGTGGCTATGTTTATTCTCCAGAAGAGGGAGACTATCACAACGGAGTTAACCCCGGTACTCCTTTTGCCGATATCCCTGATACGTGGGTATGTCCGCAATGTGGAGCCAGTAAAGAGTATTTTGTAAAATTATAGTGTATTATGAATATAGAGTGGACAGATGATTTAATAATTGGTGTTGATATTATTGACAGTCAACATAAAGAATTCTTTAGACGTACAAATTTACTATTTCAGTCTATAGAAACTAACGATTTAAAAGAGATAGCCAAAACATTTTTATTTGTCAAGGAGTATGTCGATACTCACTTTCAAACCGAAGAGGATTTTATTAAGAACAATATTAACTATGAATATGGTATTACAAATTATACAGAACATAAAAATGAACATGATGCATTTATAAGAG from Nitrospirota bacterium encodes:
- a CDS encoding rubredoxin, with protein sequence MDKYECPCGYVYSPEEGDYHNGVNPGTPFADIPDTWVCPQCGASKEYFVKL
- a CDS encoding hemerythrin domain-containing protein; the protein is MNIEWTDDLIIGVDIIDSQHKEFFRRTNLLFQSIETNDLKEIAKTFLFVKEYVDTHFQTEEDFIKNNINYEYGITNYTEHKNEHDAFIRDFAEFERIRIGDKNEMFTIAKEFQPWMQNWWFQHINVIDRKMAIIYKKSMKKK